In the Arachis ipaensis cultivar K30076 chromosome B10, Araip1.1, whole genome shotgun sequence genome, one interval contains:
- the LOC107620949 gene encoding protein FAR1-RELATED SEQUENCE 5-like codes for MRFAQLQMAHDFYVSYAKKDGFATKIRTTTFDKITKAPINQAIHCNRDGIRESRVKAPTRKNTISAAGCKARIYVKFDKDVQDWVLLKVDLTHSHPCSPKKAVHYHEYRQLTMHAKCVIEDNDEAGIRPNKTFFALSNEAGGPSNLGFSEKDLRNYITARLQTSNVNADVREMMSYFRRMKDINPNFFYAVKLDDECKFKSAVWVDARCRASYEYYGDIVSVDSTYSTNRYVVVKLVFLPFLDNTLFYCDWHFLHLVGFSGRHGLPFVSFVGVNHHGRSTLLGCALLGNEEIGSYEWVFSQWVKCMGTAPKCIITDQCRSLYRAIKNTLPDTRHRWCIWHIMNKLPSKLGGYRQYGALYGDLNDIVWNSRTEESFEDDWADFIDEYNLHNNTWLSDLYDDRRMWVPIYFKGEFWTGMRSTQRSESMHAFYGGYLHSKTSLVQFIHEYDNVLGVKEQRELEDDAADSRGVIPCATTSPIEKQFQQEYTTSIFRDVQIEFVRKANCRVSTVDE; via the exons ATGCGGTTTGCTCAGTTACAGATGGCTCATGACTTTTATGTGAGCTATGCAAAGAAAGATGGATTTGCAACTAAGATAAGGACGACAACATTTGATAAGATCACAAAGGCTCCCATTAACCAAGCTATACACTGTAATCGTGATGGGATCCGCGAGTCTCGTGTTAAAGCACCAACGCGGAAGAATACGATTTCAGCTGCTGGGTGCAAGGCAAGGATATATGTAAAGTTTGATAAAGACGTGCAAGACTGGGTTTTACTCAAGGTTGACTTGACGCACTCTCACCCCTGTTCACCGAAAAAGGCAGTGCACTACCATGAGTATAGGCAGTTGACCATGCATGCGAAGTGCGTGATCGAGGATAATGATGAGGCTGGGATTCGACCAAACAAGACATTCTTTGCTTTGTCAAATGAAGCTGGTGGCCCCTCTAACTTGGGATTCTCAGAGAAGGATTTAAGAAATTATATAACAGCAAGGCTCCAAACTAGCAATGTGAATGCGGATGTCAGGGAGATGATGAGCTACTTTAGGAGAATGAAGGACATCAATCCGAACTTCTTTTACGCGGTGAAGTTGGACGATGAGTGTAAATTTAAGAGTGCAGTATGGGTTGATGCAAGGTGTAGGGCGTCGTATGAATACTATGGGGACATCGTGTCAGTTGATAGCACGTATAGTACAAATAGGTACGTGGTAGTTAAGTTGGTGTTTTTACCTTTTCTTGATAATACGCTTTTTTATTGTGATTGGCATTTCTTACATCTGGTTGGTTTTTCTGGTAGGCATGGATTACCGTTTGTGTCGTTCGTTGGGGTCAACCACCATGGTAGGTCGACCCTCCTCGGTTGTGCTTTGTTGGGGAATGAAGAAATCGGAAGTTATGAGTGGGTTTTTAGCCAATGGGTGAAGTGCATGGGAACTGCTCCAAAGTGTATCATAACCGATCAATGTCGATCCCTTTACCGTGCGATCAAAAATACTTTACCCGACACACGCCACCGGTGGTGCATTTGGCATATTATGAATAAGCTACCTTCGAAGCTTGGGGGTTACCGCCAGTACGGAGCTTTGTATGGTGACCTAAACGACATTGTGTGGAACTCTCGGACGGAGGAGTCATTTGAAGATGATTGGGCTGATTTTATAGATGAGTACAACTTACATAACAACACATGGCTGTCAG ATCTGTATGATGACCGACGCATGTGGGTCCCAATATACTTCAAGGGTGAATTTTGGACAGGAATGCGGAGTACGCAGAGGAGTGAGAGCATGCACGCATTCTACGGTGGATACTTACACAGTAAAACTAGCTTGGTCCAATTTATTCATGAATATGACAATGTGCTTGGAGTCAAGGAGCAGAGAGAACTGGAGGATGATGCTGCAGACTCGAGGGGGGTTATCCCTTGTGCAACTACCTCGCCTATAGAGAAACAGTTTCAGCAAGAATATACCACGAGCATTTTTAGGGATGTTCAAATTGAGTTTGTGAGGAAGGCTAACTGCAGAGTTTCTACAGTTGATGAATAG